Genomic DNA from Macadamia integrifolia cultivar HAES 741 chromosome 6, SCU_Mint_v3, whole genome shotgun sequence:
atagaataataaaaaaaatggcatttaaAACGTATTTTAACTAATTATGGACCAAATTTATACACAATAGTATTGACAACGATATTAGTTACGTATTATGAAAGGTAGATTTCTAAAAGGAGAGAAGACTCTttgtattctttctttctttttttccccttatttctcctttcttttatccttttttttcccaagaATTTCTTAATCATCATTGAACTTTAAGATGTCCCAATAAGAAGCAAAAGCTGCATAAACAATCCAAAGTATTTGGAACTTGGAAGAATTTTTCAAGATTCTGTATAGATACCATACAAAAACAATTAATAGGaataaagaatgagaaaagtTAGGTGAAGATTAAGAAAAATGGATGATGAAAGAAAAGGAATTAATAAATCTAAGCCTAAGAGGAATGCTTGTGTCAAGGTGGGAGGACAGGAGTGCAAAACGCAATGAAAGGTGGTGAGTGACTTCAATTAGTAGAAATGCATAAGTACCCAATTAATCACGAAcattaggatagcctagtggtggtagctttggCTTGTGGAGCTGACAcctaggggaggaggtcgtggaatcgaaccctgtcgtacgtattgtgtgagtgtgtatgtgtgtgtattttcttatttattctgtacccacccgtgggttgcctagatggttagggtgaactgaggattgtgtggattaggtgcACGATCTTAGATTCGATTATTTATCTATCCATGATTATGGTGTTGGGTTGCTATGCTAGTCTCTTCgaagattagtcgaggtgcgtgtaaattggcccggacaccttggttaataaaaaaaatttttttttttgaataaattaatttataaattgGATGGATCAGAATCACAAAGGTTAATCCACTATGTGAGAAGTGACACAAGCTTTCCCTCATCAAGTGCAAGGAAAAGATGGAGAATGGAAGTCAAATTgattaataaaaaatgaaagttgTGTAATCAATactatgattaaaaaaaaaatgctgatcATGATTGCGTGACCTACAAATTAAGTGGCAGTTTTCTTTTATCCACTGTCAAGCGAAAATCTCTTAACAAGGGGTTTAGATAGTGTACTGAAGGTATTGGGGAATAGAGTACTTTTTCTTCATCCTCAAGTGGAGAAATACTTTTTCCGaactcttttatttaattataatgGGTAgactttttaaatttaattgttGGTTATTTCCTTTTCAAGTCATATGATTTGGTTGCCatgtaaaataagaaaattaagtTTTCACATTGGTGATGTGACACCATGATTAAACTTTGAGTTCATCATCACCTCCCACCCCTcccggaaaaaaatcgtctgcaattccgatctcgtacaattccgtgtaataccaccttcagggggtgacacgtgtattgattctaatcaatggtccagatctgatttaaatgcctcttcactgatataatgttttattagttgtagcagatctggaccattgtattggtatcaatacatgtgtcaccgcctaaaggtggtattgcacggaattgtactagatcggaattgcagacgatttctaccccacCCCTCCCTAGTCCAATGAGAGGATCTCCCTAGTCCAATGAGAGGATCAGGTCTTGTCGTTGAAGAGAGAAAGATTTCTCTTCACCCGTATTGAAAGAAATTGGTGGAATATAAAATGGGAGAAGTTTTCCTATCAGCTACTCTGCTAGTGTGGAGGAAATCTTCTACATCATATCAATGATGTTGCATAAAATGGGATCGTTTAGATGGACTCATATGGTTAGTGAGGAGAAACAAAGTAATAACTAAAAACTTCTATGAAAGAATGTACATGACTCATCATGTACTTACAAGAAGATGCTTGAACTCGTTCATTATTATTGGGAGTGGGGATACATGGCATGTTCGAAGTGAAGAGGCTTCACCATAGGAACAAAGGGGAATTCTTGAATCCTTTGTAGACTTCATCTTCAGTCATCAGAAAATGGTGAGCCAAAACCATTcacttcatgcttttattttatcTACCCTGAAGCCAACGGAATATGCTAAAGGAGAAACAAACAAAGAGGAGGGTATAGAGTTGATTAATTGGTAATGTACCCATTGCCTTGCCCTGATGGCTTTATCTCAACACTAAACCAGAGTTGTTTAGATAcaatgattattcttttattCTATATTTCCATGTGGacaaagagagagggagagacaaTTTTTTATTAAGGGATGCGGAGAATTGTGGTTAACCCTTGGGAGGAAGCAAGAGACACTTTTTTAAGGCTTAAAAGCTACAAAACCCAACAAATCTAAGATCATGGTTCACCCATTTATTTCATATTAAGAAGAATAAGGCCAAAGTGATtaggttagattttttttatgggatTAGACCTAATAATTGTGCGTGTTAGAGGGAGAAACACACACATATCTCATTCTTCATTTGTGATCTTAAATCCTCTCCATTGTAATCTACCAAGAAATACACTTAAAAGTATCTTACATCCAAACATAGGATTCTAATCTATACCACTAACATAATTTAATTATACTAATCTTGATGATGTGGACTAGACAAAAAAAGTTGCACCCTCATTACTGGATCAGACCAGATGTGTTACATGGACCATCCATTTCTTTGATCAGTGCTGTTATGGATTGATTCATCATCATATGATGAGATACCCACCAacgaaagaaataataatagataaataaataaataatagaaaaaaactTCTCTACGATGCTAGAGTATAATTTCtttttcacatgaatttgataTCATATTTTCTAAATATGTGGGTGTATGTGGATGATACCCTTTTCAGGAAAATTATTGGTGTGGTGTGTAGATTTCTCTCCACACTGGTGTCTTGTGAATAACCCTCtcttataaaaataattaaaacataaaaaagtaTTTTACAAATCCACGAGTTAATTAGATACTCAACATAAATCACCAGTCAAAGACATCTTGAGATTAACTCATAATTAAGACCACTAAACTAGAATTGATGGGTTGAAGGaatcttttgaaaattttagccCATGGAAGGGTGGAGGATGAGTTGCTCAATATGAAAAAACAATTCCTAAGAGGGAATCAAGACCCTCCAGGTACCATATCAAAGTTGTTGGTTTGCTGCACGGATTATTCCCATCTTTAGAGATTaaacaaatcttttttttttttttttctttttccttttcttaattGTTCTCTTCCTTGTGAGGAAAAAGTGGTTAAATTCATTCAAAGGTATACATTTGCTTGATTCCTCACATGCTTCCCTATTTTCCTTTTAGAATCCTACTCACTTCCTTATTTGAAGATTAATCTTCATCGCATGCGCGAGCTCGAACACACACAAAAACAAATATACAGATGTCGAGAATATTTTTGTGATATTATGAATATTAATGAATAATTGAGTTTGATTGTCTTCTAGAATTTTTCTTAacatatacatattttttttctaaaaaaaatatttctttgaaGAAAAGTTAACCTCTCTAATATCTGTCATGTGACAACTTAATTGTTATTATATTATCTAAAGATGTGTGGTTAGGTCAAACACATTTATTCATGTGATGTATAAAAAAGTTGTTTGTTTTTGCCATGTAAAAGAGTGATATGGAAATTCTTATTATTGGATGTCTAAGGTATGATGTGGATTGACTACGTATTCAACATACCCAGACATATTCTTCGTTATATATCCATGCACCTCCAGTATAGTCCCGTATAGCTTGTTGTAGTCCTAaatctttttaatttataattttataatttaattcaattttgatatgtgagcaagagattttgattCCATGGCTCTACAAATTTTGAACCCTTCCTTATGCAAGTTATAAATTGGTGTGTAGATTGGGAATCAACACTAGCATAGTTTTCCCCTCTCTCATATGGTTTTTAAAGATAGTAAACCAAAGGCATTGGAAACAATTGAaagaataaatataaaaaatcaatcatGGTTAGGTGGGccatgaaaaatgaaatatggGGTGTTTCATATTATCCAACAGTAAAAATTGATTGCATTAGCCCTCCACAATCCACATGGCTCAAATTAGGTGGATCGTCAAAACAACGTTTTCTTAATGAGCCATCCAAAAAATAGATAATTCTGGGAATATTGACACATGGTTTAGGAAAAAATTTCCCAACAACACTATTTGCAGTTTCTCTCAtagataaattttatttattattttctctcgtACTTTGAATATGTGAGTCTCATATAAATGATATTTATTTGAGATCATGTTTTCTAGAGGACATAGGGGTCATGCTTAGACACAGGTGTGTGCGCCCTTAGAAAAGAACCGTTTTAGTTGTCTTAAGGGACAAATAGAAAGCATACTTCAGCAAATAGATGGATGTGTGTATGTTCAATTCTTTTCAACTTAATCTTTGTTATGGATTCTAATTCCCCACTAATTATTgtaaataatatttaaaatattctATTCTCGTATACTCAACAGAAGTAATCGAAAGATAATTATAATTTAAAGTGAAACTTTTTGTAAATGGCAATCCATTGACAAAATTGGTGGGTGGTAATATTGTTTAGCGAGGTGGAAGAGTGACATGGTAATTATGATAATTGGATATCTAGTTCTAAATAAGCAAATgtcaaattgaaatttctaattttataatTTACCTTCCATATATTTCTATATATGTCCATGCACTCTTCTTATTCATATGCACACCCTTTTGGTGCTTTAGGATTTTTTTCATGCTTCATTTGCCACATGGATTTCAATCAGTTTGAAACTTAATATGTAAACAATGGATCTTGGGTCTAcattttcataaaattttaaacttagaTGGTCTCTTGTATGTCAAATTTAGGTCCCATGCGattgtccaaagaatgataaaCAATAATTGAATAGAGGTATGCGAGTTTGATACATATGGATAGGTaagaaatggaagagaaagcCATCCTTACAAAATTTTAGAGCTAGTGCTTGAAAGCTCCcccatgaaaaagaaaagtaatccTAAGGATTATTAGAAGATGTTCTTCCCAAAAATCGTTGTACCAAAATGTGGTGGAAACATTATGAGAAAGCTCATTCCTTCTTTCGCCTATTCAAGTGCAATGACCATTGAAAGGAAaacattttctatcatttttacCTTTCCccatctttttccttcttctcacaTATTTCTTGTATTATAAACAAAGCATAGCATAAGATTAAAGATTCAAAAGCAATGGTAAACACAACTTGGTTTAGAACCTTGTGTAAagtatgaaaatgaaaaatatcgagttttctttcatccacaATGAAGGAAAGAACAATGGCCATCATTGGCCTTGGATTGATGCCGGTTAATAGTGAAAGAGACATTTTAGACTCCCAACCTAAAAAGAAAATACTAATGATGCTAGATCATTTTTTGTGAAGATAATGACGCTAGATTTGTGGGttataaaaagaaaactttcttcacattgAAATATATTGTTTAAGCAAGGTGAATCCAATTACATCAGAAGAAATGAATGAGATAGAGTGATAGTAGATAATTTAAAATTGAGATTCTGTGTAGTTGACTAATAGAGAAAAGTTGTTCTAGAACACACCCTAGTATAGttctaaaaaatgaaatagaacgGTCAGTATCGGCTGGATCAGAATGATATCGACTTCGATCAATCCTCAATTCTAATATTTCTGATCCCAATCTCGTGACTGTTACCGTGTTTTAGAACCTTGCACCCCATGCCTCACAAATGGTGTGAGATAAGGTGGGGCGGTTACCTATAGGGGAGGGGATCCTTAAGAGCTTATTAAGGTAGTGAGAAAATACATTGATAAAGTGCAAATGACCTACAAAAAGTCCATGGATATGAAATATGTGAGGGTTGTAGGAAACAGGGCGGATCTTCCATTGGTTTCGGGTTTGGATGACCTCCATTCCACTTGACCCATTAGGGCCTTTGGCACACCAAACCCGAAGAGATGGGAAGATGTCTATATGGATCCATCATGAGGTTAGGTGGTTGTCCCAATTATTCTTCATTGGTGGTCGTATATGGCTTTTCCACATTTTAGGTTCAATAAATTATCTTTCCTAAAAGACAAACAATGTGGGTAAACCCATGCCATCCCTTCTTCTCATGGTTTAAAAAATGGGGTCGGATTTTTTGAATTGACCGATTTGGATCGAACCTTTTGagataaatttcaattttggtttattCGGATCGGTTAATCCCTTACCAAAATCAACCAAACCGGATAGAATCAACATATAGAAACcaaaaaaccaatcaaaatcagatcagtttgacacccttaattgtTAGTGTGTGGCACTCAAATGGGCCCTTATGAGTTATGAATATTGAGAAGGGGGCAAAGAGGTGAGGGGAATACTGTTCATTAAACACTCACCATTTTCCTATTGGACATGATCCTGAAGGGATGTCTTTCATCCCTCTTACagattccaatccaacggttctgattattattattccccACGCCCACCCACCCACTCCCTAAAAAGAATCCAACGAACTGCCTAACTCCTTTGATTGGGATCATGTTGTGGTGTGTTTATTCACAAGCTTTTATTTGATTAAGACTTCACTTCTGGTTTATCATTCATATTTTATATTCCCTCCCCCACCCATCTCCCCAAACCCACCTGTGCATTCATCAACTATAAAAATATCCTACCAGACCTGTTCATTGTCCAGGATGCCCCTCTCATTGACTCGCATTTACGTTTAGTGATGTGCATAACTGTAATTTCAGGTTCtccataaagaaaaaaaaaattgcccagGAAAAGAAGGAATTTCTTCACTCATTGATTTGAGTATTTGGATAAGACAATTGGAATAATGGGAGAAGTAAGGTGAAGATACTGGGATTTATGGGTTGAGTTTTCTATTACTTATTATTCTCTCTCATGCTCTGATCATGTGGgttctatgtggatgatattgttcttTATCTCCATTAATATAATGTACAAAATTATCTTCATATTGGCATATGAGAAACATTCTTCTTAACATAAAAGTATAAAGGCTAATCACATGTAAGGTAtttaatgatttaaaaaattacgTTCAAAATATCTCACACTTCATAAATATCATGTTTACGACATTTCACATTTCTTAAATACAATGTTTGGCAATACTTATTTCAATCTCATTCTGTGACAAATTGACTTCAACACCCAAACCACAGCACAAAgagaaacaaggaaaagaaaataattttaatacATCCTTTCTCTATTACAATCTCCATCTTAGTAAGGTAGAAAATTCTAGAGGTGGTAGTATGGGTAAAGTtggaaatataaaaaaaatgccTTAAAAAAGTAATTTCTCTAAACATTGCTACTCAAATATAATTTAAACAAAAAGTAGATATGAAACCAATCCTCTCTACTTTTGCTTTCTCAACAACCAAACACACCGTAGTTTCCATCGTTTTTCGTGGTAATGTCAAACAAGACTGACCATCCGCGGTGGCCGATCAAAACCAAATGCATGGATACCGCGTGTTCTACATATCGCGATGACACGTTTCAGAAGCCATACGGAAACATATCTTACGTGTACCTATTGTAGGCTGTGCCCCATAAGTATGGGCGGTTTGTGGGCCACCACATAGATATAtgagaaataaaatcctaattcctaTGCAATGGCACACGTTCGTAATTATTACTAGTCTTCAGTGTTAAATTATAACTCCCCCAGAGTCAGCTAATTCCTGCCGGGTTTAGTCGGGCCAACAGGGCATGCCTGCCTTAAAGccgacaaaagaaaaaagaaaaaaatagacgGCCAACTAACGGTAACGGCCATTTGCCTCTGGAAAACGTATCCCAAGACGTCGTCAGCAAAACTGCAACGCCAGCTGTCAAATTTTAAAGTACGCCGCCGTTATCTGACGGTGTCTCTTCTTCCGTTCTTTGAGCGTGCTGTACGGACAAAACTGCATATTTTTGGATTCTGGTCAAAATCTAACCACGgttggtttagggttaggttaactgagagagagagagagaggcgtaTAATAGCAAGCATGGAATGGGTTTATTAGGATTCGGTAACGGCGTTTTCTGAGCTTTCTTCGTCTTTCTCGCGGGAGAGGAACTGGGAAACTGAACTGAGGGAAAAGGCGGTTTCTGGGCTTGAAGAAGTGGTTTTGCGAAGCGGTTTTGTGAAATCTGGACCAAGAAGTGTAGAGATAGAGTAGCTGATGAACTGATAAAGAGAGGTTCTGTTACTAAGGtccattcattcattcattcaagaTTAGTCGTTGACGGTTTATCTTATAGTTATGGATCGTTGATGTGAGATTTTGTAGTGGAACGTGTCGAAGGCTTCATTCAATCCAGAATAACAACGCTTCTTCCTTTTAGTCaaagttttcttcttttggatTCTTCTCTTGTTCAACTTTTAGGATAAAATGGGTTAGTAGAGCGTAAGGAAAACGGCGGTTTTGCTTTCATTGACTTGAGTTGTTGGTTTTACGAGTTTGGacgaggttttttttttcttccatggcGTATACAGAGAATTTTAGAGGTTCGTCGGTTTCGCAGCCGAATTTCTCCGGTGATCGGCAAGACACAGGTGAAATGACcgttggtttcttcttcttgatgcTTTCTGGTTATCCCAGAGGTGTTTTTTTGTAATGCTGTTTGCTTCCGAGGCACGCTTAGGGCTTTTGTTGCTGATTCGGGTTCCTTCCTGTATTTGACAGGCTTTATAGGTGACGAACTCTATGCCGCTCTTTGGAGAGCTTGTGCAGGTCCTCTCGTTGATGTTCCTCGGGAGGGCGAGAGGGTTTTCTACTTCCCGCAAGGTCACATGGAGCAAGTAAGCGGTTCTCTGTGATGTCTTAAAATTTTCAACAATCAAGCTTTGCTTCGTCCTCTCACTTTCCTTCTTACCTGAAGTAATTGTGTTTCTCTACCTGTTCCTTGGGATTTTACAGTTAGAAGCATCGACAAACCAGGAATTGAATCAACGGATTCCTTCGTTTAATCTTCTTTCCAAAATCCTTTGTCGTGTTATACACATTCAGTTGCTggtattcttcttcttcgaaaACATAGCCTTTCTCTATTcacctcacccccccccccctttttccttcttcttcaagttttgTAGATTTGTTGATTTCTATTAATTCCAGGCTGAACAAGAAACAGATGAAGTTTACGCGCAAATCACCTTACAACCTGAGGCAGATGTAAGACTTGCTTACTTTTTGAATTTCAACCCATTAAATTGTTTAGTTGTGAAGGAAGAAAATTTAGTCTCAAGTCTTCTGATATAATTTCTACAGCAAAGTGAGCCGGGAAGTCCTGATCCAAGCACTTCTGAACCTCTGCGACCGACCGTTCATTCTTTTTGCAAGATATTAACTGCGTCTGATACAAGCACACATGGCGGGTTCTCCGTTCTTCGGAAACATGCTAACGAATGCCTCCCTCCGTTGGTATTTCTCATTCTTTTTGGTTGTTCTATTTACTTTGCTTCTCTCTCTGTATCTGTCTCTATCTAAGTATTTCTATTCTCTGTGCGATCTTCTTTATTTGCCGTGGTTTCCTTTCTTGAAGGACATGAACCAACCAACACCAACCCAGGAATTGGCAGCTAGGGATCTTCATGGGTATGAGTGGAGATTTAAGCATATCTTTAGAGGTGCCTGCAGTTGCATTTTTCCGTTTTTCTGTTCCTTGTGTGTCAATTGTGTTGTGGACTTGTGGTTCATATTTGTAGTGTTCGAAATAGTGTTTAACATTGGGGTGTGTGGGTCTGTAAATGGCTAAGTAGCATATCTTTTCAATTTAATTGTACCAGGTCAACCCCGCAGGCATCTGCTTACGACTGGATGGAGTACCTTTATCACTTCTAAGAGATTGGTAGCAGGGGATGCTTTTGTATTCCTGAGGTATTTGGACAAGGATCTTATTATGACCCCATCTTCCTCTCAGCTTTCTAATTTTCTGGATTTCGCTACTGGTACTTTGTAGTAGTTTCTCTTTTCACTCTCAGAGACTGGTTTTGTAGGGGAGAGAATGGAGAACTACATGTTGGGGTTAGGCGTCTTGCTCATCAACAAAGCACCATGCCATCCTCTGTGATATCGAGCCAAAGCATGCATCTTGGAGTGCTTGCAACGGCATCTCATGCTGTAGCCACTCAGACCCTCTTTATCGTTTTTTACAAGCCAAGGTTGGAAAAGTTCCTTTTGAGTTTGTGTTTCTGTCAAATAAACCTTCATGGGACTGTTTTCTCATTGTCTTGATGTTAATTGTTCCTCCTGATTATGGTTTTTGTTAGAACGAGTCAGTTCATTATAGGCTTGAACAAATATTTAGAGGCTGCCAAGAATGGGTTTTCAGTCGGTATGAGATTCAAGATGAGATTCGAGGGTGAAGATTGCCCTGAAAGAAGGTATTTGTGTACATTGGTGGAACATCTCTTATCTGTCTTGAATTCTTTTTGTTATATGATTTCCTGCTCTTTCACTTAATGTTTCCCTTGTTTTGGATGGTAAGGTTTACAGGTACAATTGTTGGGGTCGAAGATGTCTCTGCTCAGTGGAAAGATTCCAAATGGAGGTCATTGAAGGTTGGAATCTCTTTTAATCCACATATTTGGTAGATTCTTGTCTTCTCTTTGATCCTTCGATtcttatattctttcttttcagGTTCAATGGGACGAACCTGCATCCTCTATTCAAAGACCAGAGAGGGTTTCTCCATGGGAGATTGAACCTTTTGTTGCTTCTGCTCC
This window encodes:
- the LOC122082841 gene encoding auxin response factor 11-like; the protein is MAYTENFRGSSVSQPNFSGDRQDTGFIGDELYAALWRACAGPLVDVPREGERVFYFPQGHMEQLEASTNQELNQRIPSFNLLSKILCRVIHIQLLAEQETDEVYAQITLQPEADQSEPGSPDPSTSEPLRPTVHSFCKILTASDTSTHGGFSVLRKHANECLPPLDMNQPTPTQELAARDLHGYEWRFKHIFRGQPRRHLLTTGWSTFITSKRLVAGDAFVFLRGENGELHVGVRRLAHQQSTMPSSVISSQSMHLGVLATASHAVATQTLFIVFYKPRTSQFIIGLNKYLEAAKNGFSVGMRFKMRFEGEDCPERRFTGTIVGVEDVSAQWKDSKWRSLKVQWDEPASSIQRPERVSPWEIEPFVASAPSNLTQPPAIKNKRPRPPIDTPVLETAANSAASVFWYPGSTQSHDLTHSSSAEAQSNESQVLWPPMQKEGKGNLISGSNSCRSKTWTDGVWRPSPQVDVSLSLFQESAEDHKTGITCSFPHGISTLDTSKPSNNMLDLVDTGKKPEMSSGCRLFGFNLVNVPNVPASTEKGLSYPMSVSSATTDGSNPATGSGADSDQKSDLSKAPKEQRQCLLQVSPKESQSKQSCCSSSTRSRIKVQMQGIAVGRAVDLTVLDGYEQLINEVENMFEIKGELQDRDKWLLVFTDDEGDMMLLGDDPWQEFVKMARKIFIYSSRQQLKKSPGSKVPTSSLEGDGIVVSMDSELKTET